The following are encoded together in the Falsiruegeria litorea R37 genome:
- a CDS encoding LysR family transcriptional regulator produces the protein MDIRQLKSFLTVAELGSFSAAAERLGASQSTISGHINKLEDHLQVHLFQRTTRMCEISKAGQDLIAYAKDVVYAEERLSDAFLPNRTGGSIRLGVPDDYHLLPRVAGVIQDFQLSRPRVTIQLDAGLSEHHKAALDDNRLDLAILRFPSEEKSKKTPLEARLVWIKSPDLAVDFSEDLPIAHVARPCAYFGSVRSALEQKEISWRSVFSCTTLEGVRAAVTCGMAIAAVPERDCPDASMLFQDSRLPELPVFGIECVTASDDPPMVVRQFEKLLKAELYL, from the coding sequence ATGGACATACGACAACTCAAAAGCTTTTTGACGGTTGCCGAGCTCGGCAGTTTTTCAGCTGCTGCAGAGCGACTTGGTGCGAGCCAATCAACGATCAGCGGGCACATCAATAAGCTTGAAGACCATCTTCAGGTTCATCTTTTTCAACGAACCACGCGCATGTGCGAGATTTCCAAGGCAGGGCAGGATCTTATCGCCTATGCCAAAGACGTCGTTTATGCCGAAGAAAGGTTGAGTGACGCATTTCTTCCAAATAGGACCGGTGGATCGATAAGACTCGGCGTCCCTGACGACTACCATCTACTGCCGCGGGTCGCAGGCGTGATTCAGGATTTCCAACTCAGCAGACCCCGCGTCACGATACAGCTGGATGCTGGACTATCAGAGCACCACAAAGCAGCACTCGATGACAATCGGCTAGACCTCGCTATTTTGCGTTTTCCGTCCGAGGAGAAAAGTAAGAAGACACCGCTGGAAGCTAGATTGGTTTGGATCAAGTCGCCTGACTTGGCAGTGGATTTTTCTGAAGATCTGCCAATCGCTCATGTGGCGCGTCCTTGTGCATATTTTGGATCGGTCCGGAGCGCACTGGAACAAAAAGAAATATCCTGGCGATCTGTCTTTTCTTGTACAACGCTGGAAGGGGTCCGAGCTGCGGTGACGTGTGGGATGGCAATTGCAGCAGTCCCAGAGAGAGATTGCCCTGATGCTTCAATGCTCTTTCAGGACTCAAGACTGCCTGAACTGCCAGTTTTTGGGATCGAGTGTGTCACGGCCAGTGACGACCCGCCGATGGTTGTAAGACAGTTTGAAAAGCTTCTGAAAGCAGAGTTGTATTTGTAG
- the aroA gene encoding 3-phosphoshikimate 1-carboxyvinyltransferase: MSGHGTPIPMTSTPCGPLSGVAEVPGDKSISHRSLILGAMAVGETRITGLLEGEDVLDTAKAMRAFGAEVIKHDDGSWSVHGVGVGGFAEPDNVIDCGNSGTGVRLIMGAMASSPITATFTGDASLNGRPMARVTDPLALFGTQTVGRKGGRLPMTIVGAADPVPVRYEVPVPSAQVKSAVLLAGLNAPGQTVVIEKEATRDHSERMLAGFGAEITVEDTDEGRVITLTGRPELKPQVIAVPRDPSSAAFPVCAALLTPGSDVLVPGIGLNPTRAGLFTTLREMGADLTYENEREEGGEPVADLRARYSPNMKGIEVPPERAASMIDEYPVLSVVAANATGTTMMAGVKELRVKESDRIDAMARGLRANGVSVDEGEDWWSVTGLGIGKVPGGGTCESFLDHRIAMSFMVMGMGAQAPVSVDDGGPIATSFPIFEPLMASLGASVARG, translated from the coding sequence ATGTCTGGACACGGCACGCCCATCCCGATGACCTCGACCCCTTGCGGTCCGCTGAGTGGTGTGGCCGAGGTGCCCGGCGACAAGTCGATCTCGCATCGTTCGTTGATCCTGGGCGCGATGGCTGTGGGCGAAACCCGGATCACCGGCCTGCTCGAGGGCGAGGATGTGCTGGACACCGCCAAAGCCATGCGCGCGTTTGGGGCCGAAGTGATCAAACATGACGACGGCAGTTGGTCGGTGCATGGCGTGGGCGTGGGCGGCTTTGCCGAGCCGGACAATGTGATCGATTGCGGCAATTCTGGCACTGGCGTGCGGCTGATCATGGGGGCGATGGCCTCGTCCCCGATCACGGCGACCTTTACTGGAGATGCCAGCCTGAATGGCCGTCCCATGGCCCGGGTGACCGATCCGCTGGCCTTGTTTGGTACGCAGACGGTGGGCCGCAAAGGCGGGCGTCTGCCGATGACCATCGTGGGTGCGGCAGACCCGGTGCCGGTGCGTTACGAGGTGCCGGTGCCTTCGGCGCAGGTGAAATCGGCTGTGCTGCTGGCTGGTCTGAACGCGCCGGGCCAGACTGTCGTGATCGAAAAAGAAGCGACCCGCGATCATTCCGAACGGATGCTGGCAGGCTTTGGGGCCGAGATTACGGTCGAGGACACCGACGAGGGGCGTGTGATCACTCTGACCGGACGCCCTGAGTTGAAACCGCAGGTGATCGCCGTGCCGCGTGATCCGTCGTCGGCAGCGTTTCCGGTTTGTGCGGCTCTGCTGACGCCGGGTTCGGATGTATTGGTTCCTGGTATTGGCCTGAACCCGACACGCGCGGGGCTCTTTACCACGCTGCGCGAGATGGGGGCTGATTTGACCTATGAGAATGAGCGCGAAGAGGGCGGAGAGCCGGTTGCGGACCTGCGCGCGCGCTACTCGCCCAACATGAAGGGCATCGAGGTGCCGCCCGAGCGCGCGGCCTCGATGATCGACGAATATCCGGTGCTGTCCGTTGTTGCCGCCAATGCCACGGGAACAACCATGATGGCGGGTGTCAAAGAACTCCGTGTCAAGGAAAGCGACCGTATCGACGCCATGGCGCGTGGCCTGCGCGCCAATGGTGTGAGTGTGGATGAGGGCGAGGATTGGTGGTCGGTCACCGGTCTGGGCATTGGCAAAGTGCCAGGAGGTGGGACCTGCGAAAGCTTCCTGGATCACCGCATCGCCATGTCGTTCATGGTGATGGGCATGGGCGCGCAAGCGCCGGTCTCGGTCGATGACGGTGGCCCGATCGCCACGTCCTTCCCGATTTTTGAGCCACTGATGGCCAGCCTTGGGGCGAGTGTCGCGCGGGGTTAA
- a CDS encoding serine hydrolase domain-containing protein, whose translation MFKQSIFQALTITGFALLPTWATAFDQVDPAEAGFDPDKVAAIAQMLDNDVAEGRILGGTVSILRNDKLALHHATGQRAPDGTAQEIDDIFRIFSMTKPIVSVAAMMLVERGQLDLDAPLSQYIPEFSDTKLIEVSGLYEPEREITVRDLLRHTSGIVYGFFGDTFARDEYKKHNLLDTTVSTGDHARLIAGLPLEHEPGAAWEYGRSTDVLGHVIEVVSGQRLDVFLKVEILDPLDMADTAFHVPQDKADRVALPGQHGFMFDPMIEPAYHSGGSGLMSTAPDYLQFVGMLLNGGELDGVRILQPETVADMGADHLQGVRPGNYDLLGDENTFGLGFAVRQTEAGTGKGSVGDMWWGGFAGTYFWVDPVQDMAVVFMIQNPDQREFYRPVLRNAVYDALTSD comes from the coding sequence ATGTTCAAACAATCCATTTTCCAGGCGCTGACCATCACCGGGTTTGCACTTTTGCCAACGTGGGCCACCGCCTTCGATCAGGTTGACCCGGCCGAGGCCGGCTTTGATCCGGACAAGGTGGCAGCCATTGCACAGATGCTGGACAATGATGTGGCCGAGGGGCGCATTCTGGGCGGCACCGTTTCGATCTTGCGGAATGACAAACTGGCGCTGCATCATGCAACAGGGCAGCGGGCGCCCGATGGAACTGCGCAAGAGATCGACGACATATTCCGCATCTTTTCGATGACCAAACCCATCGTCTCGGTCGCCGCCATGATGCTGGTCGAGCGGGGGCAACTGGACCTCGATGCACCGCTTAGCCAATACATCCCCGAGTTTTCCGACACCAAGCTGATCGAAGTCAGCGGACTTTATGAGCCCGAGCGCGAGATCACCGTGCGTGATTTGCTGCGGCACACGTCGGGCATCGTCTATGGCTTTTTTGGCGATACATTCGCCCGCGACGAATACAAGAAACACAACCTGCTCGACACCACCGTCAGCACCGGTGACCACGCTCGTTTGATCGCGGGCCTGCCCTTGGAACATGAACCCGGCGCGGCCTGGGAATACGGACGATCAACCGATGTTCTGGGCCATGTGATTGAGGTTGTTTCGGGCCAACGCCTCGATGTTTTTCTGAAGGTCGAGATTCTCGATCCGCTGGACATGGCCGACACCGCCTTCCATGTTCCGCAGGACAAGGCTGATCGCGTTGCCCTGCCGGGGCAGCACGGGTTCATGTTCGATCCGATGATCGAGCCCGCCTATCACTCGGGTGGCAGCGGGTTGATGTCCACTGCGCCCGATTACCTGCAATTTGTCGGCATGTTGCTGAACGGGGGAGAGCTGGATGGGGTCCGCATCCTGCAACCCGAGACCGTGGCTGATATGGGTGCAGATCACCTGCAGGGCGTGCGCCCTGGCAACTATGACCTGCTGGGCGACGAAAACACCTTTGGCCTCGGTTTTGCGGTCCGCCAAACCGAGGCGGGAACCGGCAAAGGCTCGGTCGGGGACATGTGGTGGGGTGGCTTTGCCGGGACGTATTTCTGGGTTGATCCGGTGCAGGACATGGCCGTCGTTTTCATGATCCAGAACCCCGACCAGCGTGAATTCTACCGCCCGGTTTTGCGCAACGCGGTCTATGACGCCCTGACCAGCGACTAA
- a CDS encoding (d)CMP kinase, with protein MRFTIAIDGPAAAGKGTISKGVSAHFGFAHLDTGLLYRAVGRRTMDGEGAEAAALALTPEDLDRGDLRTAHVAQAASKVAVIPEVRAALVDFQRNFARRDGGAVLDGRDIGTVICPEAEVKLYVTATPEVRAERRYLELSGKGSDISREQVLADVKERDARDMERAQAPLIPAKDAVLVDTSDLSIEDALATAIAAVQTKLPR; from the coding sequence ATGCGTTTCACCATAGCCATCGACGGCCCGGCTGCGGCCGGCAAGGGCACGATTTCCAAGGGCGTGTCGGCCCATTTCGGCTTTGCCCATCTGGACACCGGGTTGCTTTATCGCGCCGTGGGTCGCCGCACGATGGACGGCGAGGGGGCCGAGGCAGCGGCGCTGGCTTTGACACCCGAAGATCTGGACCGGGGTGACCTTCGCACGGCCCATGTGGCCCAGGCCGCCAGCAAGGTGGCCGTCATCCCCGAGGTGCGCGCGGCATTGGTCGACTTTCAACGCAACTTTGCCCGCCGCGACGGCGGCGCCGTCCTGGACGGCCGCGATATCGGCACCGTGATCTGCCCCGAGGCCGAGGTGAAGCTCTATGTCACCGCAACGCCCGAAGTGCGCGCCGAGCGTCGCTATCTCGAGTTGTCGGGCAAAGGCTCGGACATCAGCCGTGAACAGGTTCTGGCAGACGTCAAAGAGCGTGACGCCCGCGATATGGAACGCGCGCAAGCCCCGCTGATCCCGGCCAAGGATGCGGTGCTGGTGGACACCAGCGACCTGTCGATCGAAGATGCGCTGGCCACTGCGATTGCAGCCGTGCAGACCAAGCTGCCTAGGTAA
- a CDS encoding adenylate/guanylate cyclase domain-containing protein, giving the protein MVAKQPNVLTRCVAAIGLSIRSKLLIAFMGITGLLVALALFGLYSLQQSNARTQALIRDQERIEYFTQIHAYVGDLIAMTLGQYTPYELNNAGAGGFFGAPVDARVGDLQLFVAKGVRHFGQTGMQDADLVARLRSELAILRPHAIEVQRLRREEGKPVAAPFAMEKLFEPLRGIQRDVYTVVQGIERDMAARARSTAVAYQASRQLVVTSALVAVGISLLLGYAISSSLVWPVRRIGHALDTVAKGGFDARVSVPNRDELGELAGNVNATSEQLGDLYQEVESQRAELAKEHAKSEALLYNLLPADIAARLKLEPDSTIADSLPRVAILFADIVDFTPRAVSLPPEDVVGFLNKIFSAFDELAEKHGLEKVKTIGDAYMVAAGMPSPVGDPVHRVAEMALDMQHVVTEMSGEFPEGLEVRIGLHAGPAVAGVIGNRKLFYDVWGETVNTASRMESLGEPGRIQVTAEVKAELEPGYQFVRRGQVDVKGLGEVETWWLSGKQAAT; this is encoded by the coding sequence ATGGTGGCCAAACAACCCAATGTTCTGACCCGATGCGTTGCAGCGATTGGGCTGTCGATCCGCTCCAAACTGCTGATCGCATTCATGGGCATCACCGGTCTGCTTGTCGCCCTGGCGCTCTTTGGGCTCTATTCTCTGCAACAGTCAAACGCCCGCACCCAAGCATTGATCCGAGATCAGGAGCGCATCGAATATTTCACCCAGATCCACGCATATGTCGGCGATCTGATCGCGATGACCTTGGGGCAATACACACCCTATGAGCTCAACAATGCCGGGGCAGGTGGATTTTTTGGCGCCCCGGTTGATGCCCGTGTTGGCGACCTTCAATTGTTTGTTGCCAAGGGCGTTCGACACTTCGGCCAAACTGGCATGCAGGACGCGGACCTTGTTGCGCGCCTTCGGTCTGAATTGGCCATTCTCCGGCCACATGCCATCGAGGTGCAACGCCTGCGTCGCGAAGAGGGCAAGCCGGTCGCAGCCCCATTCGCCATGGAAAAACTGTTTGAACCGCTGCGCGGCATTCAGCGCGATGTTTATACCGTTGTGCAAGGCATCGAAAGAGACATGGCCGCCCGGGCCAGGTCGACGGCTGTGGCCTATCAGGCCTCGCGCCAATTGGTGGTCACTTCGGCACTGGTCGCCGTTGGCATATCGCTCTTGCTGGGCTATGCCATCTCGTCCTCTCTGGTCTGGCCGGTTCGTCGGATCGGACATGCGTTGGATACAGTTGCCAAAGGGGGCTTCGACGCCCGTGTCTCAGTTCCAAACCGGGATGAGCTCGGTGAATTGGCCGGCAATGTCAACGCCACGAGTGAGCAGCTTGGTGATCTTTATCAAGAGGTCGAAAGCCAGCGCGCAGAGCTGGCAAAAGAGCATGCCAAGTCCGAGGCGCTTTTGTACAATCTGTTGCCTGCCGACATAGCAGCCCGCCTGAAGCTTGAACCGGACAGCACAATCGCCGACAGCCTGCCCAGGGTGGCGATCCTGTTTGCCGACATCGTGGATTTCACGCCCAGGGCCGTTTCTCTGCCGCCTGAGGATGTCGTGGGCTTTCTGAACAAGATATTCAGCGCCTTTGATGAGCTGGCGGAAAAACACGGGCTGGAAAAGGTCAAGACCATCGGGGACGCGTATATGGTTGCCGCTGGAATGCCGTCCCCGGTTGGGGACCCGGTCCATCGGGTGGCAGAGATGGCCCTGGACATGCAGCATGTCGTGACCGAGATGTCTGGCGAGTTTCCCGAGGGTCTGGAGGTTCGCATCGGGCTTCACGCAGGTCCGGCCGTGGCTGGTGTTATCGGGAACCGAAAGTTGTTCTACGATGTTTGGGGCGAGACCGTGAACACGGCCTCCAGAATGGAAAGCCTCGGGGAACCGGGCCGTATTCAAGTCACTGCAGAGGTCAAAGCAGAGCTGGAACCGGGGTACCAATTTGTTCGACGCGGGCAGGTCGACGTCAAAGGCCTCGGCGAGGTAGAGACCTGGTGGTTGTCTGGAAAGCAGGCTGCAACTTAG
- a CDS encoding sulfatase-like hydrolase/transferase, with amino-acid sequence MNEHTNFLVIISDEHRKDAMGCAGHPIVKTPNLDALAARGTMFDAAYTPSPMCVPTRAALASGDWVHKTGHWDSATPYAGHPRSWMGHLRDAGREVVSIGKLHFRSGEDDNGFSEEILPMHVVGGVGWAVGLLRENPPPYDSAAELAGDVGVGSSTYTDYDLAITDATEAWLTDPVRQDQPWAAFVSLVSPHYPLTCPEEWSAMYDPADMDVPVGYGKGIPDHPELRNIKDFFHYDDYFDEQKMREAKVAYYGLTSFMDDCVGRVLKALEESGQLENTVVLYVSDHGDMMGDQGFWTKQVMYEASAGVPMIAAGPGVPAGHRVATCTNLVDIAATAREVCAVPEDEASAALPGISLRAVANAPDDLDRTGFSEYHDGGSKTGTFMVRWGHWKYVHYVGHSPQLFDLNTDPHEQVNRAMDGVNDPEVQAALIEGERRLREICDPDDVNARAFDDQRLKIAELGGEEACRTAFVFNHTPTPVEQAELNRQKNTH; translated from the coding sequence ATGAACGAGCACACCAATTTCCTGGTCATCATCTCGGACGAGCATCGCAAGGATGCGATGGGCTGTGCGGGCCACCCAATCGTAAAGACGCCTAACCTGGACGCCTTGGCTGCACGGGGCACAATGTTTGATGCGGCCTACACCCCCTCTCCCATGTGCGTGCCGACACGGGCCGCCCTGGCCAGCGGTGATTGGGTCCACAAGACGGGTCATTGGGACAGCGCAACACCCTATGCGGGACACCCACGCAGCTGGATGGGGCATTTACGAGATGCCGGGCGCGAGGTGGTCAGCATCGGCAAGCTGCATTTCCGCTCGGGCGAGGATGACAACGGGTTTTCCGAGGAAATCCTGCCGATGCATGTGGTGGGCGGCGTCGGCTGGGCCGTGGGGCTGCTGCGAGAGAACCCGCCGCCTTATGATTCAGCCGCCGAACTGGCGGGCGACGTGGGTGTGGGATCGTCGACCTACACCGACTATGACCTTGCAATCACCGATGCGACCGAGGCTTGGCTGACCGATCCTGTGCGACAAGACCAGCCCTGGGCGGCTTTTGTTTCGCTGGTCAGCCCACACTACCCCCTCACCTGCCCAGAAGAATGGTCGGCAATGTATGACCCTGCCGATATGGATGTTCCGGTGGGCTATGGCAAAGGCATCCCCGACCACCCCGAACTGCGCAACATCAAGGACTTCTTCCACTACGACGACTATTTCGACGAGCAGAAGATGCGCGAGGCCAAGGTTGCCTACTACGGTCTGACGTCCTTCATGGATGACTGCGTCGGTCGCGTGTTGAAAGCGCTGGAAGAGAGCGGGCAGCTGGAAAACACGGTGGTCCTGTATGTTTCGGACCACGGCGACATGATGGGGGATCAGGGGTTCTGGACCAAACAGGTGATGTACGAGGCCAGCGCCGGCGTGCCGATGATCGCTGCCGGACCCGGAGTTCCCGCCGGGCACCGGGTGGCAACCTGCACCAACCTGGTCGATATCGCGGCCACCGCGCGCGAGGTCTGCGCGGTGCCCGAGGACGAGGCCAGCGCGGCACTGCCAGGCATATCCCTGCGCGCAGTTGCCAATGCGCCGGATGATTTGGATCGCACCGGATTCAGCGAATATCACGACGGCGGCTCCAAGACTGGCACGTTCATGGTGCGGTGGGGACACTGGAAATACGTGCATTACGTGGGCCATTCACCGCAGCTTTTTGATTTGAACACGGACCCGCATGAACAGGTGAACCGCGCCATGGACGGCGTCAATGACCCCGAGGTCCAGGCAGCCCTGATCGAAGGCGAACGGCGCCTGCGCGAGATATGTGATCCCGACGACGTCAACGCCCGCGCCTTTGATGATCAGCGTCTCAAGATCGCAGAACTTGGTGGCGAAGAGGCCTGTCGCACGGCCTTTGTGTTCAACCACACGCCAACACCCGTTGAGCAAGCGGAGTTGAACAGGCAAAAGAACACGCATTGA
- a CDS encoding AMP-binding protein produces MGIITSSFPDVALSDQTITQRVFAGIDPEMTILIDGPTERSYTGAQFMGAVKSLAGGLDARGMGAGKCVALMLPNIPEYCIAFHGVAWAGGTVTTINPTYTAHEVNHQLRDASADTLVTIEMFLDTAREAIKGTGVTQIVVIGDAPEGTVAFSDLMGAPMAEQAPVDAAEHVVALPYSSGTTGLPKGVMLTHQNLVVNTDQTLVPSDLTNGERTVVFLPFFHIYGLQVMMNIYLAAGGALVTMPRFDLEQYLDLISEHKTPRLWIVPPVALALAMHPLIDKYDLSFTDQIFCAAAPLGADVGDALAGRLDARVNQGYGMTELSPVSHISPNGVGKSGASGVTIPSTECRIVNIDTMEDAADGEDGELWIRGPQVMKGYLNNPTATAETIVDGGWLRTGDIAHFDDEGYVYITDRLKELIKYNGFQVAPAELEAELLTHPDIVDAAVIGKPDDAVGELPMAFVVAAPGKAAPDLAAVQTYLGDRLAHYKQVRVLEVIDEVPKSPSGKILRRFLKDRL; encoded by the coding sequence GTGGGTATCATCACCAGTTCATTCCCGGACGTGGCCTTGTCCGATCAGACCATCACGCAACGGGTGTTTGCGGGGATCGACCCCGAAATGACCATTCTGATCGACGGTCCAACCGAGCGCAGCTACACGGGCGCGCAGTTCATGGGAGCCGTCAAATCCCTGGCCGGGGGCCTAGACGCGCGCGGCATGGGTGCGGGCAAATGCGTGGCACTGATGCTGCCCAACATCCCGGAATACTGCATCGCCTTTCACGGCGTGGCCTGGGCCGGGGGCACGGTGACCACGATCAACCCGACCTACACCGCGCATGAGGTGAACCATCAGCTGCGCGATGCCTCGGCGGATACGCTGGTCACGATCGAGATGTTTCTGGACACCGCGCGCGAGGCGATCAAAGGCACAGGCGTGACCCAGATCGTGGTGATAGGTGACGCGCCCGAGGGCACGGTGGCGTTCTCCGACCTGATGGGCGCGCCCATGGCCGAGCAGGCCCCGGTGGATGCGGCCGAACATGTGGTGGCGCTGCCTTATTCTTCTGGCACGACCGGTCTACCCAAGGGAGTGATGCTGACCCACCAGAACCTGGTGGTGAACACCGATCAGACACTGGTGCCATCGGACCTGACCAACGGCGAACGGACGGTGGTGTTTCTGCCGTTCTTCCATATCTACGGCCTGCAGGTGATGATGAACATCTACCTGGCCGCAGGTGGTGCGCTGGTCACCATGCCCAGGTTCGATCTGGAGCAGTATCTTGACCTGATCAGCGAACACAAAACGCCGCGCCTGTGGATCGTACCACCGGTGGCACTGGCGCTGGCGATGCATCCGCTCATCGACAAATATGACCTGTCGTTCACCGATCAGATCTTTTGCGCCGCCGCCCCCTTGGGCGCGGATGTGGGGGATGCTTTGGCCGGGCGGTTGGACGCGCGGGTCAATCAGGGGTATGGCATGACCGAGCTGAGCCCGGTCAGTCATATCTCTCCCAACGGGGTGGGCAAATCCGGCGCCTCGGGCGTGACCATCCCCAGCACCGAATGCCGGATCGTCAACATCGACACGATGGAGGATGCTGCAGACGGCGAGGATGGCGAACTGTGGATCCGCGGGCCGCAGGTGATGAAGGGATACCTGAACAACCCCACCGCCACAGCCGAGACCATTGTTGACGGTGGCTGGCTGCGTACCGGGGACATCGCGCATTTCGATGACGAAGGATATGTTTACATCACCGATCGCTTGAAAGAGCTGATCAAGTACAACGGGTTTCAAGTCGCCCCGGCAGAGCTGGAGGCCGAGTTGCTCACCCATCCCGACATCGTGGACGCCGCTGTGATTGGCAAACCCGATGATGCCGTCGGAGAGTTGCCGATGGCCTTTGTCGTAGCCGCTCCGGGCAAGGCTGCCCCCGATCTAGCGGCCGTGCAGACCTATCTGGGCGACCGGTTGGCGCATTACAAACAGGTCCGCGTGCTCGAGGTGATCGACGAAGTGCCAAAATCGCCGTCGGGCAAGATTCTACGTCGTTTTTTGAAGGACCGCCTGTAA
- a CDS encoding winged helix-turn-helix transcriptional regulator, with protein MNKANQCPECGRINEVLGRVGDRWSVLIVISLAQYGTLRFNELKRHLGISQRMLSLTLRALERDGLVNRTYHPTIPPKVEYSLTPLGQSFRKPVEVMGLWALENLGAIDKARAAYDAEVAVEDA; from the coding sequence ATGAACAAAGCCAATCAATGCCCCGAATGTGGTCGCATCAACGAGGTTCTGGGCCGCGTCGGTGATCGCTGGAGCGTGCTGATCGTGATCTCTCTGGCGCAATACGGTACGCTGCGGTTCAATGAGCTCAAGCGGCATCTTGGGATTTCGCAGCGCATGCTCAGCCTGACGTTGCGTGCTTTGGAGCGGGACGGGTTGGTCAACCGCACCTATCACCCGACCATTCCGCCCAAGGTGGAGTATTCCCTGACCCCGCTGGGTCAATCGTTCCGCAAGCCGGTCGAGGTCATGGGCCTCTGGGCGTTGGAGAACCTGGGCGCCATCGACAAGGCCCGCGCAGCATATGATGCCGAGGTCGCAGTGGAAGACGCATAA
- a CDS encoding NAD(P)H-dependent oxidoreductase encodes MTKSTLIDKLNWRYATKKMDPAKPVEQDKVDQIVEAVRMTPTSSGTQPFELFVVTNPDIRAQIRPHAWDQAQITEGSHLLVFAAWDNYSADRIDAVTQQMTDERGEIPMLNQYYENLKANYLPRDEQVNHDHAARQAYIALGFAMAAAAELDVDCCPMEGFDPAKVDEILGLSEKGLRSVVLLPLGYRQEDADWLLPMKKVRKSKETFVTEIA; translated from the coding sequence ATGACCAAAAGCACACTGATCGACAAGCTGAACTGGCGCTACGCAACCAAGAAGATGGACCCCGCCAAACCGGTTGAGCAAGACAAGGTCGACCAGATCGTCGAGGCCGTTCGCATGACCCCCACCTCGAGCGGCACCCAGCCGTTCGAGCTGTTTGTTGTGACCAACCCCGACATTCGCGCCCAGATCCGCCCGCACGCCTGGGATCAGGCGCAGATCACCGAAGGCTCGCATCTGTTGGTGTTTGCGGCTTGGGACAACTACTCGGCTGATCGCATCGACGCGGTGACCCAGCAGATGACGGACGAGCGCGGTGAGATCCCGATGCTGAACCAGTACTACGAGAACCTCAAAGCCAACTACCTGCCGCGCGACGAACAGGTGAATCACGACCACGCCGCCCGTCAGGCCTATATCGCGCTGGGCTTTGCCATGGCTGCGGCGGCCGAACTGGACGTGGACTGCTGTCCGATGGAAGGTTTTGATCCCGCCAAGGTCGACGAAATTCTGGGCCTGAGCGAAAAAGGCCTGCGCTCGGTCGTGCTGTTGCCACTGGGCTACCGTCAGGAAGATGCCGACTGGCTGCTGCCGATGAAAAAGGTCCGTAAATCGAAAGAGACCTTTGTGACAGAAATCGCCTGA
- a CDS encoding NADH:flavin oxidoreductase translates to MTQADALFRPLESEKLTLKNRVVMAPMTRTMSPGNVPNDEVVDYYRRRAEGGVGLIITEGTFVDHPAAIAYPNVPAFFGNEALAGWKRVVEAVHEAGGKIAPQIWHVGAIRRPGVNPGGDTPGYSPSGMAVPGKVRGHAMTQDDINDVVAAFAKAAKDAEEIGFDAVEIHGAHGYLIDQFFWDGTNQRDDAYGGDLAARSKFALEVVQAVRAAVSPDFPVIFRFSQWKQQDYGARLCETPEELGAFLQPLAEAGVDIFHCSTRRFWEPEFDGSDLNLAGWARKLTGKPCITVGSVGLNADFLPEDGTADFKAAEPASIDNLVDRMDRDEFDMVAVGRALIANPDWANQVQAGKLADLAAFEKEMLHKLY, encoded by the coding sequence ATGACCCAGGCCGACGCCTTGTTCCGCCCGCTGGAAAGCGAGAAATTGACCCTAAAAAACCGTGTCGTGATGGCCCCCATGACCCGCACCATGTCGCCCGGCAATGTGCCAAATGACGAGGTGGTCGATTACTATCGCCGCCGGGCCGAGGGCGGCGTTGGCCTGATCATTACCGAGGGCACCTTTGTCGATCACCCCGCCGCCATCGCCTATCCGAACGTGCCCGCCTTCTTTGGGAACGAGGCGCTGGCTGGATGGAAGCGGGTTGTCGAGGCCGTCCACGAAGCAGGCGGCAAGATCGCGCCCCAGATCTGGCACGTGGGCGCCATCCGTCGCCCTGGTGTGAACCCTGGTGGCGACACACCGGGCTACAGCCCCAGCGGCATGGCCGTGCCGGGCAAGGTCCGGGGCCACGCCATGACCCAGGACGACATCAACGACGTTGTTGCCGCCTTTGCCAAGGCCGCCAAAGACGCCGAAGAGATCGGTTTCGATGCAGTCGAAATCCACGGCGCACACGGCTATCTGATCGACCAGTTCTTCTGGGACGGCACCAACCAGCGTGACGATGCCTATGGTGGTGACCTTGCTGCGCGCTCAAAGTTTGCGCTCGAGGTGGTGCAGGCCGTCCGCGCCGCCGTCAGCCCCGATTTTCCGGTGATCTTCCGCTTTTCACAGTGGAAACAACAGGATTATGGCGCACGCCTGTGCGAAACGCCCGAAGAACTGGGCGCCTTCCTGCAACCGCTGGCCGAGGCCGGTGTGGACATCTTCCATTGCTCGACCCGTCGGTTTTGGGAGCCCGAGTTTGACGGTTCTGATCTGAACCTGGCCGGTTGGGCCCGCAAGCTGACCGGCAAGCCCTGCATCACTGTGGGTTCGGTGGGCCTGAATGCCGACTTCCTGCCCGAAGACGGCACAGCCGACTTCAAGGCCGCAGAACCCGCCAGCATCGACAATCTGGTCGACCGTATGGACCGCGACGAGTTCGACATGGTCGCCGTCGGCCGCGCCCTGATCGCCAACCCTGACTGGGCCAATCAGGTGCAGGCCGGCAAACTCGCCGACCTGGCGGCCTTTGAAAAAGAGATGCTGCACAAGCTCTACTGA